The Desertifilum tharense IPPAS B-1220 genome contains the following window.
TGCCAAAAGAGTACATTTGAGGGGGTGAGTCTTGAAGCAAACAACTTGAGTAAATTAAATGATATGATAATGAATTATATTGCCAGGAGAGTCATGCTTCCCATATCCTTAAACATGGAAGCAACAATCAGCTTTTTCTAAAGCATTAAGAATTGGGTGTCCTCGTCATCAAAGACGCCCAAGCCGGGGTTTGTTGAAGAATTTACGCTCTTTCTACTCAGGAGATTAACAATGCCAATCGCCGTTGGAATGATAGAAACACGAGGCTTTCCTGCTGTCGTAGAAGCAGCAGACGCAATGGTGAAAGCCGCTCGTGTCACGCTCGTTGGCTACGAGAAAATCGGCAGCGCCCGCGTCACTGTGATTGTTCGAGGAGATGTTTCAGAAGTCCAGGCTTCCATCGCGGCCGGCGTGGAATCCGCCAAACGCGTTAATGGTGGTGAAGTCGTCTCTACACACATCATCGCTCGCCCCCACGAAAACCTGGAATACGTTCTCCCGATTCGCTACACTGAGGCGGTCGATCAGTTCCGAACCTACTAACGAAACCCATTTAACCTGCGAGTGTTGAAGGTTCGTTTTGATTAAGAAAACCCTGAGTATTGACATTATTTAAGGAGTCACACAATGTCTATTGCAGTTGGAATGGTTGAAACCCTCGGATTCCCCGCCGTTGTAGAAGCAGCAGACGCAATGGTGAAAGCCGCTCGCGTCACCCTAGTTGGCTACGAAAAAATTGGTAGCGGTCGCGTGACTGTAATCGTGCGTGGCGACGTATCCGAAGTTCAAGCATCCGTTGCAGCCGGTGTTGAGTCGGTCAAGCGCGTCAACGGCGGTCAAGTCATGTCCACCCACATCATCGCTCGTCCCCACGAAAACCTGGAGTACGTTCTGCCGATTCGCTACACCGAAGACGTGCAGCAATTTGCTGAAGGTGCGAATGCCATTCGTCCCGCTTCTTATAACCGCCCGTAAGCCCGATCGATGCAGATTGCCAAAGTTCG
Protein-coding sequences here:
- a CDS encoding carbon dioxide-concentrating mechanism protein CcmK, giving the protein MPIAVGMIETRGFPAVVEAADAMVKAARVTLVGYEKIGSARVTVIVRGDVSEVQASIAAGVESAKRVNGGEVVSTHIIARPHENLEYVLPIRYTEAVDQFRTY
- a CDS encoding carbon dioxide-concentrating mechanism protein CcmK, yielding MSIAVGMVETLGFPAVVEAADAMVKAARVTLVGYEKIGSGRVTVIVRGDVSEVQASVAAGVESVKRVNGGQVMSTHIIARPHENLEYVLPIRYTEDVQQFAEGANAIRPASYNRP